The Manihot esculenta cultivar AM560-2 chromosome 17, M.esculenta_v8, whole genome shotgun sequence genome contains the following window.
aggattgcCCATTGTACGCCCCTagtattatggatatgttatgatatgtttaagaggaagtcttgaggagcacccgtcgtgggccgggcactattggaatttgtagagggttactggtgacaaatccgtcttgatgtgaattgattgtgttgtgatgcatttcgtTCGATCATATGTTTAATGAAcgatttttatgttctgctcactagattcttgtagcttatccctttcctctaaccccaggtttgtaggatcAGAGTTAGTTCGGGGAAGTCGACTGAGTTACTGGTATAgccttttgtaatagtataaaTGTGGACATGTACTACTCTATGgtttttagaattgtgctttgccgtACCTTTTGTCCATGTAATCCCTGTTTACATGATtcttatgtaaaaaaaaaataataataagtatgagtttatgtttgaactgagcttgaggcatgtgatgtttaccatactggagcatttgatgagggctctagtatgagttttatgttttcagttttgatacatgcacaggttgagccttggttcatggaatgtttatgtttatgttttcttatgatcatgtatgagattttatgaggtgtaacaggatgtatagcaggcttgctatgggttccagCGACCATAAGttgatctgaaccctagcgtcGAAAGCGGttcggtttctgggtcgttacatctgCACTGCCTACTTCCAATGACTTTATCATTGCCTCTGCTTTTGCTGTTCTTCCTGCCGCCACGCTTTTTACTACTGCAAATGGTGGGTCTCTTCTGCCTGCTGTTCCATACGCTAAATCTTTTCCTGACATCTCAAAGATTGAGATTTTTTCGGgtcagaattttaaaagatGGCAAGAGAGAATTTTTTCAATACTTGATATGCACGGCGTTGCTTCAACACTCATAGAATCAAGACCTGTACCTACTATTGATCCAAAGTTGCATGAAATCTGGGCCTATTCTAATAAGGTATGTAGACATACAATTATCAGTACTCTTTCTAACGATCTCTTTGATATCTATTATTCCTACAAGGAAGCCAAGGAAAGGTTTTTAGACTAGCCGCTATCAAACCATTGGCTAAAGCTCTGGCCATTTAGAAATATTCAGTGATAGAAACGTTTTTATCTTCTAGTTCTTGAAGTTCAATATCTAAATGGTGTTGCCAAATTTGTGATATGGCACCAAAAGCATTAGCAAGAGCCTGCCATGTATCAAGGGAAGAAGATAAAGCCATTGATATAAGTAAAAATCTCTTTCTTAAGAAAGGAGAGAAGCAATGTTAAAAGCATttcctcattttctttttcaagagtccataaacataataataaaaaaaaaatttaatgttgTTATAGTTTTCTAGTTTTCgatttatattaaaagaaaacatGTTATCAATGACGGAAATAgcccaaataaaaaaaaaaaagacaaagaaTATATTCTTTAATGagaaaatattattgaaaaacttGAGTTTGACTTTAATAAATGTAATACAATAAGAaaatagacaaaaaaaaaaatctaaataattatTCATGAAATCATGCCAAGTAAAGAAGAACATTACTTAAAGAAACCTAACTAAATTTGTATATCCAAATAAAAATGTAtatttcacaaaaacataccagaattactataaaaaaaaataaaactatatataACTATTGATCCACATACATGATCTTAACTCATAAAtcttatcaaatttttttttggtaTTATTGTACGTACTACTCTATATATTttactaaataaaaatttgGAGAACAGTTACTGATAGAGTTGATAGCATGTCTCGATCAATTTTGTCTTTAAGAATTAATGCTGAACTTAGGATTTAGGATATGATAGTTAAAATTCAAGATTTACTGCGAAAGTCTCTCCCTTTCACATGAATATGGAAACACAAGATCTCCTCCATTAGTGTGGTAACCACCAATTTTCATCTTAGCTGCAATGTCATTGTCAATGACTAATTTTGCTCTTTCATTTTCTACAAAGGTATCTTGTATATTTATTACTCACGGGATTTTGTTTGAAATTTTAGTCCTTCCCTCTTTTCTTCTCATTTATTTTTGGACTTCTTCATTCTTTTTAAATTGTAACCGTAGCTTTAGCCAAAGTCTCTCCCTAATAGTCCAAAAATAATGAGAAGGTAAAACCACTAAAGGAGGCACACAGATAAATAGGTCCAACCAATTATATGAAAAATCTTATAATATATTGTATAATTGATTAATCTAACTTGTTTCAGTGGTTAAATGCATAACATTCATCTGATAAGTCTAAGTTCGAATCCCGAACTCCCAGTCCCATACTAAAAGGCAATGGTTTTCTAATAATCATTGATTATAGTTAATTCTTAATTActagttaatttaatttttatgactaTGTCTTCACTGATATGGATATAATACTCAATTCtcataatttatgaaaaaaattcacTTTCATATCAGTATATAATGAGTTTTAAAATTGAGTATTTTAAGTGCACctaataattttcattaaaattatatgttgtgttttttaattaatttcctCCTTCACTTGAATCTAAATCCGATTCTCATAGTTTTAAAAACACAAATATTTATATAAcaagtattaaaatttaatgttttaaatgcaTCTAATAAATTTTCCAGTTAAAATTATGTCAtgctttttaattaatttccttGATTTTTTCTACCCTAATTTTCATATTTGCAGTAgaagcaagaataagaaaatgGAAGAATGTACAAATAGGGAAGAGATGCTAAATGTTTAATTACACTCATGTACTTATCTGTAATGATCAATTTTACCCTTTTCTTAACTTCTTGCCAAattagctcaaaaacttcaataaGCTCATTTAGCCCAAATGTTAAAGTTTAGAAGCTAATTTCTCCCTTTCTTGATTTGAAACCAAAATCAATAAGctcaagtttttcttttttaagccAAATTTCTTAACACCACCTAAAAGTCAAGAAGCTCATTTTCTTAGATATTTAGCTGAATTGAgcgtaattgaaatttttaggttaatttaaattttttaaaaaaaaacctaataATAGCTAAATTAAACTATCCCCAGTTTTCTGGTCGATCCCTACTTACCGACAAGAGAAAAATGTGTATTCTTAGAAATAGAGAAAtgaagcaataatttaaaagtaacTGTAAATAATCCCAAAATGCATAGGTTatccataataataaataaatatattataacagGAAATTGCTAAAGTGCAAGTCCTATTATTATACAACTTAATTACATTAATTGCCTATACCCACATGGCAGCTTTTCTTAAAAATAGCTTCTGACCCCTTTACTTTGTTTGATCTGCTAGTACCAGCAGCTGGTAGTGATCAAACTACTCCATCTCTTCTAACAACTTACATATGaggattaatatttatatatatgtaaaattatatttaattaattttttaatacaaagTGCTTAATTACATGATTAATCCCCTTATTATAGCAGCTTCAGGACTATCAGCATCAATTGTAGCCAAAAGCTGAGACAGTCGCTCACTCAAGTCATCCACCTCTTTGTGCAAGCTCCTGACATAGTTGCAGGTCTCTTGTAGGACCTTCGAAGCTGACACCTGCCACAGCCAAGTCAAGTCCATTTAGTAACAACTCACTTCCCTTTGcgttttctttataattttttacgcAAAAACTTACAGtccaaaatataaatatttagtggATTTGGGTTCATATAGATTTGGTGTTTACGAGAATAAGTCTGCACCATGTACTTGGCTATTATCGTCAAATTGACAAAATGAGCCAGTGATAGTATTATTCCACACCAACTTGTGCATAAGCGGTGGTGCTACAACACCCTTTTAACTCAATGGTAAgaacattatttaaaaaaatcaataagaaatgaaaataatGTGATGTtaatcaagtttttttttttttcccttaatGTTACATTTCAAATTCAAAGTGTGcacatatatatattcttatttaaataaatacataaatataaacTATTCATTTACTTGTCATAATACGTCCagactattaaaatttaaagagagTGCGGAGTATATTGAGCTGGTTTAGAAATACTTGAGCATAAGGATATACACGTACCTTAGTTGGGCGCCTATGCTGGATCTCCGGGAGAAGGTGACGTAACTTAGAGACAAGTTCGATGATCTGATCATCGGTGATTCTTGAAACAGCTGCAGATTGCCTTGATCTTCTGCTAGACATCCTTAGAATTACTCCAAGGTGATGAGGGAATGTGTTTACGCTAATAACAATTATAGCAAAAACTGGGAAATggggaaaatatatatatagcaaaaaaaaaaaaagagctatAACAGAGAGAGATAGGGCAGTtagatatatagagagagagagtgaataAGAAGACAGTTATGTTGGATGTGAAGAAGACAAGTGCAAAGGAGCCTTGATAtgttttagagagagagagagaccatATATTTTGTGTGTGTTCCCAAGTTGGGGTTTGATCTCAAGTGGCCATGAGCAGATTTGTTTGTTTTTGAGATAACAAAGTGGGCCTTTATGTGCACGTCCCAATACACAACTCCATGTGATTCTTGGACATTGATCTTCTCCAATCAAGggattctttctttttcactcaATTCCATAATCTCATGCCACAATTTTTCAAACGGAATAACTCAAATTAagtttatgtatttatttttacgaattaaataagtttaattcaattttttattaattaaatttatatttttttattaagaatcaAATAagttttgatttaataaaatatttttttaataataaaata
Protein-coding sequences here:
- the LOC110605671 gene encoding transcription factor PRE5, which codes for MSSRRSRQSAAVSRITDDQIIELVSKLRHLLPEIQHRRPTKVSASKVLQETCNYVRSLHKEVDDLSERLSQLLATIDADSPEAAIIRGLIM